The genomic region CGCGACAGGCGTCCAGGTATCGGTGCGAGATTTCGTTGATGCGGCTGCTGCCGAACTCGGTATCAAGCTGCGCTGGGAAGGAGAGGGCGTCAACGAAATTGGTATCGTCGAATCCGTACAGAATGCGACAAAAGTCCAGACCTCGCCGGGAGCTGTGATTGTTCGTGTCGATCCGCGCTATTTCCGGCCGACGGAAGTCGAAACCCTGCTGGGCGATCCGAGCAAGGCCAGGGAAAAACTGGGCTGGACGGCCACAACCAGTTTGCAGGAACTGGTGAGCGAGATGGTGCGCAGCGATCTGGAAGATGCGCAGCGTGACGAGCTGTGCCGCAGGGAGGGGTTTCAGACCTTCAACTTTCATGAATAAGCATGCAAAAATTTTTGTCGCCGGACACAAAGGGTTGGTCGGCTCTGCGATCGTCCGTCGCTTGCAGTCCACGGGTTACGACAATCTTCTGTTGCGCTCGCGTACGGAACTGGATCTTTGCGAGCAGGCGGCGGTACGCGACTTTTTCGCACAGGAAAAGCCCGCGTATGTGTTTCTCGCAGCGGCCAAAGTGGGCGGGATCGTCGCCAACAATACCTGGCCGGCGGAATTCATTTATGAAAACCTGGCGATCCAGACCAACGTCATACATGCCGCTTGGCAGTCTGGTGTCAAGCGCCTGCTGTTCCTCGGTTCTTCCTGCATTTATCCCAAGTTCGCGCCCCAGCCCATGCGCGAAGAGCATCTGCTCACCGGTGAGTTGGAGCCAACCAATGAGCCCTATGCCGTCGCCAAAATCGCTGGAATTAAGATGTGCCAGTCCTATAATCGACAATACGGCACCCACTTTCTTTCGGTTATGCCGACCAATCTTTATGGTCCCAATGATAATTTCGATCTGACCAGTTCCCATGTCATCCCTGCATTGCTGCGCAAGATTCACGAGGCAAAAATCAACGCTGCACCGTCCGTGGAGATATGGGGAACGGGTCAGCCCCGGCGTGAGTTTCTGCATGTCGATGATATGGCCGATGCTTGTCTTTTCGTCATGCAGGCATCGCAGGAGCGGCTGGATGCTGAAGCCGCCCCGTTCTTTAACGTCGGCACGGGCAGCGATGTGACCATCGCCGAGTTGGCCCGAACCATCTGCGAAGTTGTTGATTTCAACGGCGCGTTGATTTTCAATACGGACAAGCCTGACGGTGCGCCACGCAAACTGCTGGATGTCGAACGCTTGCGTACGCTGGGTTGGAGGGCCAAAGTCGATTTGCGTCAAGGTCTTGACGATACCTATAGGTGGTTTTTGCAGCATCGGCAGTGAGGAGGCAGAGAAAATGGAAGAGCTCATCAAGGCGCATTTTACGAGGCACGCTGATGCCTTGGAGAAGACCCGGGTCGCGCTGACGCCGGCAATCGTCCAGTGCGTTGAGCTTATTGCATCTGCATTGCGCGCCGGCAACAAGGTGCTGATTATGGGCAATGGCGGCTCCGCGGCCGATGCTCAGCATTTTGCCGCCGAACTGGTGGGGCGTTTTCTGCGTGAAAGGCGTGCGCTGCCGGCCATTGCCTTGACTACGGATACTTCGCTGCTGACTGCGGTCGCCAATGATTTCGGTTTTGATCAGGTCTTCAAGCGCCAGGTTGAAGCTTTGGCGCGGCCGGGCGATGTGGTGATCGGTCTTTCCACCAGTGGCAATTCAGAGAATGTGGCATCGGCTCTGCGCGAGGCGCGGGTCAAAGGCTGCGCAACTTTGGGATTACTCGGCCGCGATGGCGGCTGTATTGCGCCCCTGGTCGACCTGAATCTTACCGTGCCGGTGCAAGCTACTCCGCATATCCAGGAAGCTCATATCACCATCATTCATCTGCTGTGCGACCTGGTGGAGCGGCAGATATGCCAAGAGGGCGAAGGATGAGCAAAAAATACCGTCCCATTGACCTCTCAGGGGTCAAAACCTATTCCATCAAAACGCGCAACAATAAGGTGAATGTGCGCGAGCATTTTTCCGCGGCGCCGCGTGCCGGCATGTCTTTCGGCGAATTCTTCGACAGCATGCCCCGTCTGTTGGGTGCCGACAGTCTGCGTGGTGTTGTCGATGCAGTCGTGCAGGCGCGCGCCAAGGATCGCCCCGTTGTGCTTGCCATAGGCGGTCATGTTATCAAGTGTGGCCTTCAGCCGGTTCTGAAGAGCCTGATCGATGCGGATATGGTGACGGCTGTAGTCATGAATGGCTCCGCAGCCATTCATGACTTTGAAGTTTCGTTGGTCGGCGCCACCTCCGAAGATGTGGGCGCGGTCCTGCATTCGGGCGATTTCGGTTTCTCCGAAGAGACCGGCGGCGGTATGAACCGTGCGCTGAAGCAAGGGTTTGAATGCGATATGGGCTATGGCGAAGCCATCGGTCGTTGCATAATAGACAATCAGCATCCTTTCCGCGATTCCAGTCTGCTTGCCGTCTGTGCCGAAAAGGATATTCCCGTGACGGTCCACGTTGCGCTCGGAACCGACATCATCCATCAGCATCCGCAGGCCGATGGCGCCATCACCGGCGAAATGACTTTCCGCGACTTTCGGCTGCTGACCTCTATCGTTACGGATCTCAGTGGTGGTGTTTGGCTCAATGTCGGATCCGCTGTGCTGCTCCCCGAAGTGTTTCTCAAGGCATTGTCCATCGCCCAGAACCTCGGGCATCATGTCGACGGGTTCACAACCGCAAATTTTGACATGATTCAGCATTACCGGCCACTGACCAATGTTGTGAAGCGCCCGACCTCGGGTCAGGGCCGCGGTTATACCATCACCGGGCACCACGAAATCAACATTCCGCTTTTAGCGGCGGCGATTCTCGATAAAATCAGAGGTTGATGGGTTTATGGATCGGATGGAAATAGAAAGCTTTCTTGCGCGCCTTAAAGGTCTCAAAGCCCTGGTCATCGGCGATCTGATGCTTGATGAGTACGTATGGGGCCGCACCGATCGGATTTCCCCCGAGGCCCCCGTGCAGGTGGTCGAGGTGGTGCGCCAGGATCTGCGGCTGGGCGGAGCGGGCAATGTGGTGAACAACCTGGTCGCCCTTGGCTGTCAAATTGAGGTGGCCGGCGCCCTTGGCGAGGATGAAGATGGGCGCGGCCTGCGCAGCATGCTGGAGGCGCGGGGCATCGGCACTGGCGGCATCGTGCTGGACGTGGGGCGCACGACCAGCCGCAAGACCCGCATCCTTGCCAGTAATCAGCAGATGTTGAGAATCGATCGGGAAAGCACAAGTCCCATCAGTGCCGAGGTGGAAAAACAGTTGGCCGCCCAGGTTCGTGACGCGGTGTCCGGGTGTCAGGTGATCCTGGTGTCCGACTATCTCAAGGGAGTTTTGACTCAAGGGCTTTTGCAGGAGATCTTTGCCATTGGACGCGCCGCGGGCATCCCGGTGGTCGTCGATCCCAAAGGCAACGATTACCACAAATACCGTGGCGCGACTCTCATCACGCCCAACCGCAAGGAGGCGCAAACGGCTTCCGGAATTCTGATCAGCGATGACGCCGGTCTTTGCCGCGCCGGCAGAAAATTGCGCGAGTCTCTCGGCCTTGAAGCCCTGGTTTTGACCCGCAGCGAAGAGGGCATGAGTCTGTTTCTTGCCGATGGCCAGGAAGTGCACCTGCCCACCGAGGCACGGGAAGTGTTCGATGTCTCCGGTGCCGGTGATACCGTGCTCGCCTTGTTGGGGATCGGCCTGGGCGCTGGACTCTCGGTGGAAAATGCCGCGCATGTGGCCAATCTGGCGGCGGGCATCGTCGTCGGCAAGGTCGGGACTTCCACCGTCGCCCCCGAGGAAATTCTCGAAGTCGCAGGAAGGCAGCACTCCGACAGCGATTTGAAAATTAAAGGCCGCGAGATTCTCAGTGTTCTGCTTGAACGCGAGCGCGAACGCGGCAAACGCATAGTCTTCACCAACGGCTGCTTCGATCTGCTGCACGTTGGACATGTCAAGTATCTGCAGAAGGCCCGCAATCTTGGCGATTTGCTGGTGCTGGGACTCAATTCGGACGCCTCCATCCGGCGCCTCAAGGGCCCCAAACGGCCTCTCATCGGCGAGGAGGAGCGTGCGCATCTGATGGCGGCGCTCAAGTGCATCGACTATGTGGTGACTTTTGATGAGGATACGCCGCTGGAACTTATTGACGCTCTGCGTCCGCAGATTCTCGTCAAGGGCGGCGATTATGCCCCCGAGGGTGTGGTCGGCAAAGAGTTGGTGGAAAGCTACGGCGGCCGGGTTGAGATCATTTCCTTTGTCGATGGAAAATCGACCACCAATGTCATCGAGACGATTCTCGAACGTTATCGGGATGAATGATCAGACGCTCCGCCGAGCGGTGTTCCTCGATCGCGACGGGACGATCAATGTCGAGAAGGATTATCTTTTTCGCCCTGAGGATTTCGAATTCATTCCCGGCGCGCCCGAGGCCATCGCACGGCTTAAGCAGGCGGGATTTCTGGTCATCGTGGTGACCAATCAGTCGGGGGTGGCGCGGGGTTATTTCAGCGTCGACGAGGTTCGCGCGCTCCACGATTTTCTGCAAAAGGAACTTGCGCCCTTCGGTGCGGCCGTTGACGCTTTCTATCTGTGCCCTCATCATCCCGAACAGGGTGTTGGTTCTTACAAGAGCGACTGCGATTGCCGCAAGGGGCGCCCCGGCATGCTCTTGCGGGCGGCGGCGGAGCACGCTATTGATTTGCGTCGCTCATTTATGGTCGGCGACAAGGTGGCGGATGTGGAAGCTGGTCGGCGTGCCGGCTGTCGTTCCCTTTTGGTGCTGACCGGCTATGGGGAAACAGAGGCAACAAAGATTGGACCGGAAGATGCCGTCGTCGTTGCTGATCTGGCTCAGGCGGTGGATTATATTCTGCATTTAGAGGGAATGAACTTATGAACGCATCCGCGGAAAAAATTCTGGTTACCGGCGCCGCCGGTTTCATCGGCTACCATTTGTGCGAAAGATTGCTGCAGGAGGGGCACGAGGTCGTCGGTCTGGACAACCTTAACGACTATTATGATGTGTCCCTCAAGCAGGCGCGCCTGGAGCGCCTTGAAGGGCGTCGCGGCTTTCGCTTCGTGCGCCTCGATCTGGCGGATCGCGAGGGCATGGCGGAGTTGTTCGCTCGCGAGCGTTTCAAGCGCGTGGTCAATCTTGCGGCCCAGGCCGGGGTGCGCTATTCCCTGACCAACCCGCATGCCTACATCGACAGCAACCTGGTCGGTTTCATCAATATCCTCGAAGGCTGCCGGCATCAGCAGGTGGAGCATCTGGCGTATGCATCGTCCAGCTCCGTCTATGGGGCCAATACGCGCATGCCTTTTTCGATCCACGACAACGTCGATCATCCGGTGTCGCTCTATGCCGCGAGCAAGAAGGCCAACGAACTGATGGCGCACACCTACAGCCACCTCTACGGTTTGCCGACTACGGGACTGCGTTTTTTCACGGTCTATGGGCCCTGGGGGCGGCCGGATATGGCCCTGTTTCTGTTTACCAAGGCGATTCTTGAAGGGCGCTCCATCGACGTGTTCAACCACGGCCGCATGCAGCGCGATTTTACCTTTATCGATGACATCGTTGAGGGCGTGACCCGCGTGACTTTCCGCACTGCTGCCCCAAATCCCGCCTGGCACGGCGATGCACCAGACCCCGGCACCAGCGCAGCTCCCTACAGGCTGTACAACATCGGCAACAACAACCCCGTCGCATTGCTGGATATGATTGCCACCCTCGAGAAGGAGCTCGGCAGGGAAGCAGAGAAGAATTTGCTGCCGATTCAGCCGGGAGATGTTCCCGCTACCTATGCCGACGTCGACGATCTGATGCGCGACACTGGTTTTAAACCTGCCACACCGCTGGCAGAGGGTATCCGAAGGTTCGTTGGTTGGTATCGTGATTATTACAGGATTGCTTAGGGAAAAACGCCAAGGGGGGATGATCCTGTTTTTACCAGGATGTCGTTGAGAAGGGCCGGTGCACATTCTGCGCACCGGCCCTTGTTGTATTCAGCGTAACTTGTCAGTATGCACGTCAAGCCTTGGCGGCAGCGCCTGCGGCTCAAACATTCACCGCGGCACTCAGCCGCCACGGCTTGCGGCGCGATTGGGTATTAGGCTGAACGGTTTTCCCTTCAGCAGGCGTTTTGGATCAGATAGTCACGCACCGCCTGGGTATCGGCGGGGATATTTTCACAACGTTTGGGCTTGTCTTCAATGCCTTCCAACGAGGGCGGCCGCTGTGGATCACGGCCGATGGCCCGGCGCACCGCGTCGCCGAATTTCGCTGGATGAGCGGTGGCCAGGCACACCACCGGGCACTCGCCTCCGGCAAGATCCCGTCCGGCGCGTACGCCCACGGCGGTGTGCGGGTCAAGCACGTAGCTGGTCAGTTCGTGGAAGGCGCGAATGGTTGCCAGGGTTTGCTCGCCGTCGACGGAAAGAGCCAGGAAGTCTTCCCTTACCTTGGCCTGCTGCGTGTCGCTGAAATGCAGGCGGCCGTGGGTGCGAAAATCCGCCATGGCCTGGGTGACGGCGGCGCCGTCCTCGTCGAGCAGATAGAACAGATAGCGCTCAAAGTTGCTGGCGATCTGAATGTCCATGGACGGCGAGGGCGTCGAAACCACCGTGCCCAGAGAATAGTCGCCGTGGCGGACGAAGCGCGCGAGAATATTGTTTTCGTTGGTGGCGAGAATCAGCCGACGGATGGGCAGCCCCATGCGGCGGGCGATGTAGCCTGCGAAAATGTCGCCGAAATTGCCGGTGGGCACGGAAAAATCTACCTCGCGGCAGCCGGTGAGGCGTTGCACGCGGCCAAAGGCATAGAAGTAATAGACCACCTGCGCCAGCACCCGCGCCCAGTTGATGGAGTTGACGGCACCCAGGGCGTACTGGTTTTTAAAGGCTACGTCGCCGAAGATTTCCTTGACGATGGCCTGGGCATCGTCGAAGGTGCCTTCGACGGCCAGATTGAACACGTTGGGATCGGTAACGGTGGTCATTTGCAGTTCCTGGATCGGCGAGGTCTTGCCCTGCGGATGCAGAATGAAGATGTTGATATTCTTTTTGCCGCGTATCCCGGCAATGGCGGCGCTGCCCGTATCGCCCGAGGTGGCACCGAGAATGTTCATTTTCTGATTGCGTTCGATGAGCAGGTATTCGAACAGGTTGCCGAGAAACTGGAGCGCGACATCCTTGAAGGCGAGGGTCGGCCCGTGGAACAGTTCCAGGATATAGACCCCATCCTCATGCACCACTGGCGTGATGTCAGGATGGGTGAAGGTTCCATAGGAGCGTTCAATGAGTGTTTTGAGCGCGGCGGAGGGCAGATCGCCGGCATACAGAGAGATGATCTGAAAGGCCAGTTCGGGATAAGCGAGCCGGCTCAGGGCGTCGATGTCGCCTTCGCTGAGGCTGGGAATGGTCTCAGGCAGCAGCAGGCCGCCGTCGTCGGCTAAACCCATGAGAACGGCGTCTTTGAAAGAAATGCCGCTGACTCCGCCGCGGGTGCTTTGGTAGCGCATGCAAAATTCTCCTTAAGTAAAATTTCGCGGTCACTATAGCAGAAGACACTGGAATCTGAAAAGAATTCAAGAACACGAAAAAAAGGGGAGAGCGAATGCTCTCCCCTTTTTGGTCGTATTTAAAGCCTCTTGGGATTTCAGGCTTTTTGCGCTTGGGACTCCTGAACATCCACGACAGCCACGGCGGCCATGTTGACGATGTCGGCGACGCTGTCGCCGCGCTGCAGAACATGCACCGGTTTTTTCATGCCCATGAGGATGGGACCGATGGTCTCGGCACCGCCGAGTTTGTGCAGCATCTTGTAGCAGATGTTGCCTGATTGCAGGTCGGGGAAAATAAAGACATTGGCATCACCCTTGAGTTTGGAAAAGGGGTATTGCTTTTCCATCAACTCCGGATCAAGGGCGACGTTGGCCTGCATTTCGCCATCGACGACGAGATCCGGCGCCCATTCCTTAACCAGCTTCGTGGCTTTACTGACTTTGTTGCTCAGAGGATGCGGAGAGCTGCCGAAGTTGGAGAAAGAGAGCATGGCGATGCGCGGCTCAACATCGAAATAGCGTGCTTTGGCCGCGGTGAGGATGGCCGTTTCGGCCAACTCTTCTGCCGTCGGCTCGATGGTCACCGTGGCGTCGGCCAGGAAGGCGACATCTTTCTTGAAGACCATCATGTAGAGACCATGCACCTTGGAAAGTTCATCTTTTTTACCGATGATTTCCAGCGCCGGGCGAATGGTGTCGGGATAGTGGTGCGTAATGCCCGAAAGCAAAGTGTCGGCATCGCCCAGGTGCACCATCATCGATCCGTAATAGTTGCGGTTCTTGCGGATCAGGCGTTTGGCTTCAGCCAGGGTGATGCCTTTGCGCTGGCGCAGTTTGAAATATTCCTCGGTGTATTTTTCAGATTCGGGCGCCGTGGTCGGATCAATGATTTCGATGTCGCCCAAATCCAATCCCAGGGCCTGGATGCGCGCATTGATTTCCTCGCGGTTTCCGAGCAGCACGGGAGTGGCGATATTTTCGTCGAGGAGAATCTGTGCCGCACGCAGGATCTTGTCTTCCTCTCCTTCAGGAAAGACGATTCGTTTCGGGCTGGCTTTGGCCTTGTTGATCATCGTCCGCATGATTTGCTTGGAACGGCCTTGCAGCGCCTCAAGGGAGTCGCGGTACGCATTCATATCCTTGATGGGGCGGCGGGCAACCCCTGTGTCCATAGCCGCCTGGGCGACGGCCGGCGCGACATGCAGCAGAACACGCGGATCAAAAGGCTTGGGAATAATGTAGTTGCGGCCGAACTGGATGTCTTCGCCGGCGTAGGCCCTGCGGACGGAATCCGGCACATCAAGCTTGGTTAGATCCGCCAGCGCCTTGACCGCAGCAAGCTTCATTTCCGCGTTGATGGCGCTGGCGTGGGTATCAAGGGCGCCGCGGAACAAAAACGGAAAGCACAACACGTTGTTGACCTGATTGGGATAGTCGGAACGCCCTGTGCCGATAATGACATCGTCGCGCACGGCATGGGCATCCGGAGGGGTAATTTCCGGATCGGGATTGGCCATGGCGAACACGATGGGATCCTTGGCCATGGATTTGAGCATATCGGCCGTCAGGGCTCCCTTGGATGAGAGGCCGAAGAAGATGTCGGCACCAGCGACCGCGTCGGCGAGGGTGCGCGCATCGGTTTCCGCAGCCAGGCGCTCCTTGTATTCGTTCATCCCTTCCTTGCGGCCCTTGTAGATGACACCTTTGGTGTCGCATAGGATGACATTATTTTTATCGATGCCCATGGTGATGGCCAGATTGGCCGAGGCAATGCCGGACGCTCCCGCGCCGTTAACGACCATCTTCACATCCTTGATATCCTTGCCGACGATCTCCAGAGCATTGAGCATGCCGGCGGATGCGATGATGGCGGTCCCGTGCTGATCGTCGTGAAACACGGGGATATTCATGATTTCGGCGAGCTTTTCCTCGATGTAAAAACACTCCGGCCCTTTGATGTCTTCCAGATTGATGCCGCCGAAAGTCGGTTCAAGCAATTTGACGGTGCGGATCAGTTCGTCGGAATCCTTGGTGTCGATTTCGATGTCGAACACATCGATATCGGCAAAGCTTTTGAATAGAACTCCCTTGCCTTCCATAACCGGCTTGCCGGCCAGGGCGCCGATATCGCCCAAGCCCAGGACGGCGGTGCCGTTGGACACCACCGCAACCAGGTTCCCCTTGGCGGTGTATTCGTAGGCATCTGCCGGATTTTTTTGGATTTCCAGGCAGGGTTCGGCGACGCCGGGACTGTAGGCCAGAGAAAGGTCACGGCTGGTGGCGCAGGGTTTGGTTGTAATGACCTCAATTTTTCCTTTGCGGCCAGTGCTGTGATAATCCAGAGCATCTTGACGTTTGGACATGGTGCACCAATCCTTTCACATGTTGAGGTTGAAGAACAAATGACATGGCATGTTGAACAGGGAGTTTATTTTATTCAACAGAACCGAAAGTTCATTTTCGCTAAAAAAATATTTGATATCCCCTTGTTTTGCGGGAAGAAATTTATTTTGATTAAAAACCATAGCCATCGCTTGGTGTACTTGTCAAGAAGAATCGCCGTGCCTGCTTGAGGCGAGACAAACGATGTTTATCATCCATCGACCCCGCACTGGTCTAGCAACGGCGGTGCCAAGAGGTCGGCTGCGTATACAAAGTCTAAAAATATCGTTAGTTTTCTCAAGGTCAAGGCGGCTTTTCCATTAATTTAAGGGGAACTGTCCTGCTGTTTCGGGGGGCGGCATGCGGCCGATTTTGGCCGCCATCGGCGGAACCTGCTGCAAAAACCGCCTGACCAGCTTGCCGCCGAGCCAGAATGGGATAAATTTGTGGACATCCGGAAGGAGGGTTTAAGTTCATGGACGCAATGGTTGGGGTGGTTTCCGATACGCACCTGCGCGGCGGGCCTGAGTGCTATACTTACCTTGAACAGCTCGGACGGAATTTTTTCGCTGGTGCGCAGGCCGTGATCCATGCGGGTGATATGATCAACGCGGACCTGCTTGATGCCTTTCGTCCCTTGCCGGTCTATGGGGTGCGCGGCAACATGGATGCGGCTCACCCGGATCTGCCCTACAAGCGCATTATCGAATTGGCGGGTTTTCGCATTGGCCTGATTCATGGTTGGGGCTCACCCCAGGGGCTCGAAGAGCGGCTGCTCAGTGAATTCGCCGATACGCAACTTGACTGTCTGGTTTATGGCCACAGTCACTATCCCCTCAATGAGTGGCGCGGCAACCTGCTGCTGTTTAATCCGGGCAGCCCCACCGATTCACGTGAGGCGCCGTTTCCCACGGTGGGGCGACTGTATCTGGGAGAGACTATACGCGGTGAAATCCTGCGCTGCGGTTGAGGGTGTTGATCAGAAAGTGAGAGTGTTTACCTATGGATTGTCTCTGGGCGCCATGGCGCATGACCTATATCAATGCTGAGCCGGTAGAAGATTGCATTTTCTGCCTGCGCGACTTGCAGGAGCAGGATTCTAAGCGTTTGGTGCTTTATCGCGGTGAGCACACTTTGATCATCATGAATCGCTTCCCCTATACCAACGGGCATCTGATGGTGGCGCCTTTCCGCCACAGCGCCGAACTTGATGATTTCAACGAGGCGGAAATCCTTGAGATGTACCGTCTGGTCGCTCTGGCGCGTAGGGTGTTGGGGGAAACCTCGCATCCCGACGGTTTCAACATCGGCCTCAATCTCGGTCGGGCCGCCGGCGCCGGGGTAACGGAACACCTGCATTACCATGTGGTGCCTCGCTGGAGCGGTGATACCAACTTTATGCCGGTATTCGCCGATGTTCGCGTGGTGCCCCAGCATCTTGAAGAAACCTATGCTCTTCTGCGCAAGGCTTTTCGGCAATACGAAAATCGCCCGGGTTAAATCCCAGCCGGTCGCGCCTTTGAATTCCCCTTCATCCTGTGATATTCTGAGCGTGGTTTAGCTTATCGTTATTAAGGAATCGTAATTTCTTGGGTGAGATAACCAATCACCCCGCAGGCCGTGGCGGGTGAGTGCCGCGGCATAAGATGCAAAAAATACTTCGGTTCCGGTGAAAGGAAACATGATAAATGCTTGAATTGTTCAATCAGGGTGGCCCCTTCATGTGGCCTATTGGTGTGTGTTCGGTCATCGCCCTGGCTATTTTTCTCGAACGGGTTTATGTGTACCTGCGTATCAGTCGCGGATCTGATTTGTTGTTACGCGAAATCGAACAGCTTGTCTCTC from Geoalkalibacter ferrihydriticus DSM 17813 harbors:
- a CDS encoding HIT family protein, producing MDCLWAPWRMTYINAEPVEDCIFCLRDLQEQDSKRLVLYRGEHTLIIMNRFPYTNGHLMVAPFRHSAELDDFNEAEILEMYRLVALARRVLGETSHPDGFNIGLNLGRAAGAGVTEHLHYHVVPRWSGDTNFMPVFADVRVVPQHLEETYALLRKAFRQYENRPG
- the thrC gene encoding threonine synthase — translated: MRYQSTRGGVSGISFKDAVLMGLADDGGLLLPETIPSLSEGDIDALSRLAYPELAFQIISLYAGDLPSAALKTLIERSYGTFTHPDITPVVHEDGVYILELFHGPTLAFKDVALQFLGNLFEYLLIERNQKMNILGATSGDTGSAAIAGIRGKKNINIFILHPQGKTSPIQELQMTTVTDPNVFNLAVEGTFDDAQAIVKEIFGDVAFKNQYALGAVNSINWARVLAQVVYYFYAFGRVQRLTGCREVDFSVPTGNFGDIFAGYIARRMGLPIRRLILATNENNILARFVRHGDYSLGTVVSTPSPSMDIQIASNFERYLFYLLDEDGAAVTQAMADFRTHGRLHFSDTQQAKVREDFLALSVDGEQTLATIRAFHELTSYVLDPHTAVGVRAGRDLAGGECPVVCLATAHPAKFGDAVRRAIGRDPQRPPSLEGIEDKPKRCENIPADTQAVRDYLIQNAC
- the gmhA gene encoding D-sedoheptulose 7-phosphate isomerase encodes the protein MEELIKAHFTRHADALEKTRVALTPAIVQCVELIASALRAGNKVLIMGNGGSAADAQHFAAELVGRFLRERRALPAIALTTDTSLLTAVANDFGFDQVFKRQVEALARPGDVVIGLSTSGNSENVASALREARVKGCATLGLLGRDGGCIAPLVDLNLTVPVQATPHIQEAHITIIHLLCDLVERQICQEGEG
- the fcl gene encoding GDP-L-fucose synthase, which translates into the protein MNKHAKIFVAGHKGLVGSAIVRRLQSTGYDNLLLRSRTELDLCEQAAVRDFFAQEKPAYVFLAAAKVGGIVANNTWPAEFIYENLAIQTNVIHAAWQSGVKRLLFLGSSCIYPKFAPQPMREEHLLTGELEPTNEPYAVAKIAGIKMCQSYNRQYGTHFLSVMPTNLYGPNDNFDLTSSHVIPALLRKIHEAKINAAPSVEIWGTGQPRREFLHVDDMADACLFVMQASQERLDAEAAPFFNVGTGSDVTIAELARTICEVVDFNGALIFNTDKPDGAPRKLLDVERLRTLGWRAKVDLRQGLDDTYRWFLQHRQ
- a CDS encoding metallophosphoesterase family protein — protein: MDAMVGVVSDTHLRGGPECYTYLEQLGRNFFAGAQAVIHAGDMINADLLDAFRPLPVYGVRGNMDAAHPDLPYKRIIELAGFRIGLIHGWGSPQGLEERLLSEFADTQLDCLVYGHSHYPLNEWRGNLLLFNPGSPTDSREAPFPTVGRLYLGETIRGEILRCG
- a CDS encoding NADP-dependent malic enzyme; the encoded protein is MSKRQDALDYHSTGRKGKIEVITTKPCATSRDLSLAYSPGVAEPCLEIQKNPADAYEYTAKGNLVAVVSNGTAVLGLGDIGALAGKPVMEGKGVLFKSFADIDVFDIEIDTKDSDELIRTVKLLEPTFGGINLEDIKGPECFYIEEKLAEIMNIPVFHDDQHGTAIIASAGMLNALEIVGKDIKDVKMVVNGAGASGIASANLAITMGIDKNNVILCDTKGVIYKGRKEGMNEYKERLAAETDARTLADAVAGADIFFGLSSKGALTADMLKSMAKDPIVFAMANPDPEITPPDAHAVRDDVIIGTGRSDYPNQVNNVLCFPFLFRGALDTHASAINAEMKLAAVKALADLTKLDVPDSVRRAYAGEDIQFGRNYIIPKPFDPRVLLHVAPAVAQAAMDTGVARRPIKDMNAYRDSLEALQGRSKQIMRTMINKAKASPKRIVFPEGEEDKILRAAQILLDENIATPVLLGNREEINARIQALGLDLGDIEIIDPTTAPESEKYTEEYFKLRQRKGITLAEAKRLIRKNRNYYGSMMVHLGDADTLLSGITHHYPDTIRPALEIIGKKDELSKVHGLYMMVFKKDVAFLADATVTIEPTAEELAETAILTAAKARYFDVEPRIAMLSFSNFGSSPHPLSNKVSKATKLVKEWAPDLVVDGEMQANVALDPELMEKQYPFSKLKGDANVFIFPDLQSGNICYKMLHKLGGAETIGPILMGMKKPVHVLQRGDSVADIVNMAAVAVVDVQESQAQKA
- the rfaE1 gene encoding D-glycero-beta-D-manno-heptose-7-phosphate kinase; translation: MDRMEIESFLARLKGLKALVIGDLMLDEYVWGRTDRISPEAPVQVVEVVRQDLRLGGAGNVVNNLVALGCQIEVAGALGEDEDGRGLRSMLEARGIGTGGIVLDVGRTTSRKTRILASNQQMLRIDRESTSPISAEVEKQLAAQVRDAVSGCQVILVSDYLKGVLTQGLLQEIFAIGRAAGIPVVVDPKGNDYHKYRGATLITPNRKEAQTASGILISDDAGLCRAGRKLRESLGLEALVLTRSEEGMSLFLADGQEVHLPTEAREVFDVSGAGDTVLALLGIGLGAGLSVENAAHVANLAAGIVVGKVGTSTVAPEEILEVAGRQHSDSDLKIKGREILSVLLERERERGKRIVFTNGCFDLLHVGHVKYLQKARNLGDLLVLGLNSDASIRRLKGPKRPLIGEEERAHLMAALKCIDYVVTFDEDTPLELIDALRPQILVKGGDYAPEGVVGKELVESYGGRVEIISFVDGKSTTNVIETILERYRDE
- the gmhB gene encoding D-glycero-beta-D-manno-heptose 1,7-bisphosphate 7-phosphatase — protein: MNDQTLRRAVFLDRDGTINVEKDYLFRPEDFEFIPGAPEAIARLKQAGFLVIVVTNQSGVARGYFSVDEVRALHDFLQKELAPFGAAVDAFYLCPHHPEQGVGSYKSDCDCRKGRPGMLLRAAAEHAIDLRRSFMVGDKVADVEAGRRAGCRSLLVLTGYGETEATKIGPEDAVVVADLAQAVDYILHLEGMNL
- a CDS encoding NAD-dependent epimerase; translation: MNASAEKILVTGAAGFIGYHLCERLLQEGHEVVGLDNLNDYYDVSLKQARLERLEGRRGFRFVRLDLADREGMAELFARERFKRVVNLAAQAGVRYSLTNPHAYIDSNLVGFINILEGCRHQQVEHLAYASSSSVYGANTRMPFSIHDNVDHPVSLYAASKKANELMAHTYSHLYGLPTTGLRFFTVYGPWGRPDMALFLFTKAILEGRSIDVFNHGRMQRDFTFIDDIVEGVTRVTFRTAAPNPAWHGDAPDPGTSAAPYRLYNIGNNNPVALLDMIATLEKELGREAEKNLLPIQPGDVPATYADVDDLMRDTGFKPATPLAEGIRRFVGWYRDYYRIA